CATCGTCCCAAACCACAAGCACCATCATCACGACGTCCACTAGCGAGCCGGGTTCCACAACGACTACAACGGAACCACCCACGACGACTATGACGTTGCCGGGTCAGACCGAGTACGACGTGATCGTGGTGGGCGACGGAATGGGCGGTGCGACGGCCGCCATCGTCGCCGCCAGACTGGGCGCCGACACTTTGCTTCTCTCCCCGATCGGCTACTTGGGTGGCCAAGCAGGGTCGGCCGGAGTTTCAACTATGGACGAAGGTGGCAACCGCTACGTGTTGCGACGGGCCGGCATCTACCGGGAACTGGGCAACTATGTCCAATTCAAAT
The window above is part of the Acidimicrobiia bacterium genome. Proteins encoded here:
- a CDS encoding FAD-dependent oxidoreductase, with protein sequence MTLPGQTEYDVIVVGDGMGGATAAIVAARLGADTLLLSPIGYLGGQAGSAGVSTMDEGGNRYVLRRAGIYRELGNYVQFK